In Zingiber officinale cultivar Zhangliang chromosome 3A, Zo_v1.1, whole genome shotgun sequence, the DNA window CTTTGGAACAATGCAATAATTGAATTAAACATCATCGAGCATCCAAGTGAGAAAGCACGAACCTTGCTGATTATATTATGCCTTCTTTTCTTGGGTCCATCTGCAAAACCTTTTTCATCAAACCtaacttcaaatggctcttcctCGACAAGATGTCCTGACTCCAAGCTAACCTTAACCCCtgcatcagattttttttttccccttttttgtTGGTCAACTATAATAACTATGAAAAATCCAAGCTAACTAACCATCAAcagcttttgatttttttttaaattttttatttgaacaTGGAAGTTGTATCCACATGGAAAATAGGAAGTTAGAAATCACAAGTGACAAGAAATCACAAAGTTAACTAATGTCCTCTCAGTTAATAAACATACAAATACTTCAACTCTTTGGTAATAGAAATTTAATTGCATGTTAAAAGCCGGGACAAACGGGATTTGCCCTACGACTGAAATAAAGaacaaaatgaaattaaaaaccaCTCTCTTTATTGGAACTTACACTTTGTTGTGAGAATCCATTTCCAACTCAAAACAGCCAATAGGAAATCATATGTTCTTCTGCAAGCACCACACTCATTGGTTGAAACAATGACATGTGTTACCTCATGCGTCCATCTTTCTGTCACCTTTCCTCCAATCAAGCTAGCCAATTCAACAAGGAGCTTCTGTAAATTGATCCAGAAAGGCTTATATGAAGCAATTTGCAGTCTcagggaataaagaacataaaTAGATTTCACATTGAGCATACTTCAATTTTAGTACTTCTTGCAATTTATGATCAAAGATTCAAAACACGACAATAGAATTGCTTCCAAATCACCTTTTCTGAATCCATGAGATCAGAGCCCAAGAATATAATTTCATTTGAAACATCCATTGCAGCAGCAGAATTGTTACTTCGATCATCTTTTAGCTTCCCTAAAGGCTTAGAAGAGTCTCTAAGAGAAGATACAGAAAAAGATTTGAAATATCAAACATGATATAATTGATTTGTGTACACAACAAATTTATAAATGATGCAAAAAGAAAGAGTACACACATCTGAATAGATTGGAGATGTGTACTGTTGTCGTTCTTCCCAGAATCATCGCATTGTAATTTTTCAGAAGTGTGACAAGGGCAGAGCACATTAAAATTTCTCTGTTATCATGTGACAATCATGCTACTCGACCAAAAAAAAGCCAACGagaaatgagaaaaaatgaagcaAAAAGAGCCATGGTAGAAGCTTACACAATCCCATCGACAATCTGGAATCTGAACTGCACAAGTGACATGATAGCTCTTAAGGCAGTTGCTATAATAACAACCAAGAGCAGCACCTTTCACTCCACATTTGCTGCATTTTATCTTTGATGCTCGCTTTAGTTCTAACTCAAAGTTTTTCACGATTTCCCCAGAAAAATACACTTGAGGAGCCCTAAGTAAATACACAATCACCAAACATAAAAAGGATCACTAAGGAAGAAACATAAACCATCTAAGGTCCAGATGATAAGAAGAAATTGCTAGAGGCACAAAAATAAACAATAGATATGGATTTACCTAGCAATGTAACAAACTATGGAATGAATGtggcaaggaagaaaagaaatcaTCATACACAATTACTTTGAAATCCCATAATTCAGAAACATCTGTCAAACAAATAACTTACCATTCAACACACTTTTCATGAACGTATATTCCATTGGACTGGTTTGATTCCTCCAATGCGATGAGTTTTCCATCTTTGTAACATTTCATAGGTCCAGAATCCTGCAAATGTCAATTTGTAAAGAAAATATTATTTCTCAAAGGATTAGAATAACACCATgacttaactaaaatttaaactcAGCACAAGGTGAAAGGACAATAGTTCACATATACATCACCTCTGTAATTCGGAAAGAATGGCAAAATGCGCATTCATCACCATACAAAATTCCTCCATTATGATTATCTGGACTAGCATTATTCCTGGTCTTTGCATTCTTTGGTGTCTTTGCTTTCTTGAAATTGTTGAGTCGAGAAGCACCATTTTTCATTCGAAAAGAGGCTTGGAGATTCTGTAACATAGAAGATTGTTTGTTCTCAGAATTTGTCGCTTAACAAGTTAATAATATGCAGTAAGCTAATTCATCGTAGGAAGTTGACTATTCAGCAATTCAAGTTAGTGCAAATACTACCACAAGGTATAGGTTCACACATCCTAACTTGAAaaagggagaagaaaaaaaatcaaatcatgcTTTTTTCACTGAACAATCAGTAAGATGCAGGATCAAAATTGATTCATAAGTTTTCTATATTTTCAAGAAAGAAGAAACAAAGGTATTTATGACAAGTGAACAACAAAAGATCAGCGGATAGGTACGTTATTTTATATCATGTAAACAACGAAAAGGATGTAAAATCTGTTTTCTTTCCTGAAATAAATGGAGAAAAGTTATTGCGCCACAAAATTTTACTAGTACTACGCAACCATGTTAAGGTGCCAACAAACACAACTTACCTGTTCAGGATAACTATCATGTTTCTGCAATTTAGAACCGCTATTTTCACCAAATGAAGGGTGATTACTGGACTCCTTCAGCTTCAAATGTTCTTCAGAATCCGTGCTTCTATTTGGCATTGCTTCATAATTTCTTTCATCTACTTTTCTTTTTGAAGACCTGTAATTGGCAGATGGAGAACCATGTGAACCTgaatggcttggtttattttgtgCATTATGTACTCTTTCCGGCTCATCTCCTGCAAGTGAAACTTTTTTGGAGAGGGGTGAATGGCTAGGTTTATCTTCTACATTATGTAATCCTGGTGGTTCATCTCCTTCAAGTGAAACTTTTTTAGAGAGGCATGACTGGCTTGATTTATCTTGCACATTATGTACTCCTTGTGGTTTATCACCTGCAAGTGAAAATTTAATTTATCAGAGTGTGTTGCAGCTACAAACATCATCACAAACTAGGATGCTTCATcctaagttgagaatttttcataCCCGGCACATTTTTAGGTGATGATCTCTGTTGAATAATGCTGCCAATAGCAGCATCCATCTCTTGAAAAAGGTTCACCATCCTTTCTACGTGAAGAGCATCCCTAGTGTCTGCAAATATTCACAAGGCACACACATGAAATGATTTATAACTTCAGAACTGTGTAAAAGTTGCCAATTGTAACAAATTCATACCTTCGTATCGAAAAGGGTTCTGACAAGAATGGCAAACAGAACGTTGACGGGTTAAAGGAGTGATAATACAGTCGCTGAATAAGCTCAGAGCATGACTCTGAATTAGTATTATCTATCATCGGATTTGGATTAACACACAAATGAACACATACCTGCAAACTATGTGATTACACGGTAATAGTTTTGGTTTTTTAAACAAACCATTGCTGCAAGAAAATAAACAACAATAAGATAGTAAACTCCGCCAATAACAATAAGAGAGAGAACTTTTAtcaaatgaaaagaaaacaatTCTTATCACTGAAACTAGTGAATTGAAGCCTCAGAATGACTGAATAACATTACCATATGAAGCATTTCAGTTCCTTCTCTAACTTGATGAGATAGTTAAGAAATGGACTCCACATTTGGGATATCTCTTCCGGATCAATCATCTCCGTAACACTACTAAAAAAGGGAAAACATTGAAAGAGAAATCCACATGAGTTGTTCTTCCATTTTATATATACGTAGCCTCCATTGTGGAGTTGAATGCATACACAGTAGAACTACCTCCTTAATCACGTGGCTTGTAGCTTATAAAAAGGTTGGTCTTTGGGTGCGTTGCCAGAAAACGTAGAGATATGACGAAGGAGGAGAAGTTGAACAAAATAAAAGTATAAGGTAGGAGTCTCTCCTGCTGTGATTTCCTTTTTTCCCTAAGAAAAGAAATAGCAGTAGGAAGAAATGCATAAACTTAAATACGAGATGTCCGGAGGTAGGAAGTAGGGACAAAGCGGCTGAAGCGAATCTGTGTGGCTTGCGGCAGAAGACGCCGGCGATGGGAAGCAGGGAAGTAAAGGAATTAGACAAAGAGATAGTGGCCAGTGCCAGTGGGAAGTGGGAACGACGTGGAAACGGTTCGGCGTCCAATACCATAGATCTCCGCCTTCTTTTGGTGACGTCATCTGGCAGTGTCGGCCCGCGCTCGCCgagtcaaaaataatttgaaagataataataaaaaatgcaAATACTGTTACAAAATTagcaaatataaaaaaataagcaaaaatgtagaaataataaaattatttatttttaaaaaggttaatttggtaattttaaattaaagttaaacttTTCTAAAAATTGAAAAAGTAGCGCTGATTAGTGGCGTAATTCTCTCGGACAAAAGTAAGCATGCAAAAGATTCGAAAAAGATCTATCCATGAAGGATGGCATAatgaagaatatatatatattttaatgcaACACAATTCTTACACTagattagggttgtaaatgagtcTAATCGAGTCGAGGTTCGGGGTGTTCGAGCTTGTTTGATAATATAACTAagctgagccgagccgaacttaaaatgaaccaagcttttgaaatgagtgttcaagcttgacttggtttattttttataagcttgagcttgtttgaaacttggcttgagcttggttcatttagatgttatcaagctctcaattcaagcttggcttgagcttggtttgaacttggtttgtttagatgttatcaagctctcaattcaagtttgtttgattgtttgaaacttttaattgtttgatttgttattaagattgataatttaaatttattttattttattatttatttagcatattgaaaagagttttattaataaatatggttcatgaacattgttcacgaacattgttcatgaacattgttcacgaacgttgttcacgaacgttaacgagctgaatacatatgtgttcaagcttatttgtttagcttaacgagctgttcaagcttgtttgtttaattaatcttatgtatattgaacgaacataaacaagctcttaccaagccgaacaccaagtttgttcatgaacacttggttcatttacagccctacacTAAATAGTTAAGTTAAGAAGATTATTAATCTTCATTAATGTGCTCTTGTTATTAaacaaaaatcaaataaaaaacttTTGTTTATTCAATAGCTCCGTCAACGTATTTTTTTTACTGACCGGCCGTGGAATCTAAGGTCGAGGGGAAGGATTTACAATCCGTTGTCAGTTGTCACCCTCTTACTCGGATTTTCGAACACAGTGCAATCGCTCGGTGAGATTAAATTGTCACTCTCCTTCGACGTAAACACATATATAAAATATCAATCTTTTTCTTTCTGAAAGGGAAGGATTTTTTTTTGATCCCTTTGCTTTTATTTTGTCTCTTACCTTTCAAAAGTAATTATCACTTTACTTTCTTCCtcactttctctcctttcttctaGTTTCTTGGTCCGAACTATTTCGTGCTCCATAAGTCAGGTCTGGCCCAGATCCGTAATAGGGTCAACGATACCTGCTGACTTGGGTCTCCAGGCAGGTTATCCATTGACCCGGGTCACTCGGCCTAAACTGTAACCGGCTCTATCCAAGCTGGTTATGGTTAAGGGGCCCATTTAACCACCTATTTGATGGGTTTCTTTTTAAGATGAAAATTTGTAAAAAACAATTCCATTGCCAAAATGGAAACCCGAGTCTTCCAAATGAAATCGAAGTATCCTAACCAACTAGATTATAACTATGAACATCTTAtatgttagttaattatttaataactaataAGTAATATTTTTTAGTTAGCACCCGTAATTTACTGACTAATCTTGAAAGTGATTGGTCCAATCTCACAGAAATTATTCAATGACTATCAATGTAAATAAATGTCCGAGAAATTAAGAATAAATTATACCACTACACCATAGCCCCAAGAGCAATAGTATTATTAATAGTTGGAAGAATAATAAAAGTGTGAATAATTTCTATTAACCGTTTGTTTGTATATGTGTGATTTAAAAGATAGAGGGAATGAGTAAAAGTAATTTTGGACAAGTTTTTTTTAACGATTGAAATTATTTagctattttttattaataatcatGATTTAGTGTCTGTTGTTCTCCAAAATTTATAAAGAATGAGTTCATTTCATCATTTCTATACCATCTTTTCTACTTTCATCTTTGAATTCTGAAATCATCATCTAGATCTTAGAGAGGTAAGGAAATAGTCAATCTGAATGAGGATCATGATATACAATCTACCGATGATAAACTCAAGTAAATTTTGACACTTGAGACATAAGAAAATACTGATGACGATACTTTTAAAATTCGGTATCCGTTTTTAAAATCATAAGGGATatataggcaacttaaataaatgCAAgctctttttttatatatattttttataattttataatttataattaaaaaatatttttaaaaataataataatcttgaatAAACCGTGACAAACCGTGAACTGTAATAGGTCGACCTATCAGAAACTATCGAATTATCAATTTCAAATCATGGTTGGGTTTAGCCCATTGACCCGATTATAAAGTCGGGTAGACTATATATAGACACACACAAATTAtatctattaattaattttaagtttaaatcctatatatatattcgaaatttaaaaaaaaataattattgatttttaaaaaataatattaaatgaaTAAAATAAGATGATTCAATAATGAAGTTAAAtaagattaataaatttaataagtttaagataaaataatttcaCATCAAGTCAttgttgtaaaattagttttaatagAAAGTTAGAATACTCTCACATCAACAAAATTCAAGCTAaataggttaaaaaattattttaaatagaaAGATAAAACTGTCTCACATCAGAAAAAATCCAGGTAATTAAGTtaacaaattaatttaaatagaaaaaataaataggcTAACTAATATAGAATCATACCATTAATATtactaaaatattataaatatattaaataaaaataataataaaaaatgtttaataaaattttaaacataaataaattaataaattggcAGTTAATTGCAACTTCCAACAAACAGCTGAATCGACAGTTAATGAATTGGCAATTAAGAAGTACATATTGTATGAGAGGAAGAGCCCTCCCTCTCATCCAATCAAGACGCCGAAGCAATTAGAGTGGTCCCCTCCAGCTAAGAGAAACAACTCGGGTTTCCAAGGATCTCTCTCGGTTTAAAGGAGTCATTAGTCGGGTACTAGTAAAAATCAAGATATTTTTATGTAGGACATCTTTGATGTAAAATTTATGAGAgagttataaaatttaaaaagttaaataattttttttgaattattatagAGGTAAGATTTAAAGTTTGTAGTTTAAGAGCAGTAGTGAAAATATAAAtctattcttttattttaaatttgatgtaATATACATAAAGTTATGCTATGAATTGGATTAAAAGAAAGTTCATTTAGAGTTTTAACCATTGAAATATTGAAGATATTTCAATGAACTTTCATATTATTGATATCGTATATTGGGATCCTGAATAAGTTTATTTAGAATTTTAACCTCTAATGTAAGATTTATGAgagggtttaaaattttaaaaattaaataaaaaattttgaattattgtaGAAGTGaggtttgatgtttatagtttAAGAACTGtagtaaaaatataaatatacttTTTATCTCGAATTTGATATAATATATAACTTATGCTAcgaattaaattataaaaaaaattattgaaaattttaatcattaaagatattttaataaatttttatattattgatatgatatattaacatcttgaaaataattcttcaatGAACTTTCATATTATTGATATCGTATATTGGGATCCTGAAAATAAGTTTATTTAGAACTTTAACCTCTAATGTAAGATTtataagagagtttaaaatttaaaaaattaaataaaaaattttgaattattgtaGAAGTGAGGTTTGATGTTTGTAGTTTAAGAACTGtagtaaaaatataaatatacttTTTATCTCGAATTTGATATAATATATAACTTATGCTAcgaattaaattataaaaaaaattattgaaaattttaatcattaaagatattttaataaatttttatattattgatATGATATATTAACATCTTGAAAATAATTCAGTTAGAACTCTAATTATCGATAATTATTGAAGGTGCACTTATCTGACATGTGTTGGACCAAAGGTTATAGAGCATCAATTACACTTTTCAACGGAAACCTGCCCGATCAAACAAAAGAGGGGTCATTTTGATCACAAGGCCATTTACGAGGAAGTGCAGCTGTGCATAAACTTCTAAAGGCCCAGCATATTCGGGATGTATAATTCTTTACTTGGCTATCCAATATGATGTTAATTAGCGTATATAAGCCGTCTAAGAAATGATCCATGTGtatagatttttgaaatttaaacaaTGCATGCCCAGAGATTGCTACCCTTTGCTACCTATGGATCAGAAATTTAAACAATGCATGGGAAGCGTGTACATACGCTATAAGAACTTTATATAAGGGGTTTAAGTATCGATGGAGATATGCgatatttactattgcactacagtcttcttgttgcaCTACAGTCGGTCCAAGcactctttgcttcttcttcttcgtcggagactaacttgagcgtcggaggaccattgTCGGGGACCCTTTTCCTGGCTCAGCACTGATGCCACTTGTATTACAGGTCAGAGCAAAGCCCACAGGAGGTCAGCAGAAGTACCACATTCCCGACATCCATCTCATCGcctttcggacatgatcatattTGGCACTGTCTGTGGGAACATCACCTGCATTTGAgacgagaagatggaagacgttggaTGACTCACCATCGTGACGCTCACTCAGGAGAAGCTTGAGATGCTCGTTCAAGCCCGAGCAACAAAAATgatcgagcaacaacaacaacaagagttAGCGGATCGGCTAGCGCCGCAGCTTGTAACATCGGCAACCAATAGGCGAGCGGGGCAAGAAGATCGAGCGGAGCAACTCTCCGTATGGACAGAACCGAAGGCCGACCGACACATAGGGGGAAGCACCATCCGCGCCGATCTCCTTCCATCGAActttgttccaaaccccctcggagataTCCCAGGCGCATCAGGAGCGGGGATCATCTTCAGATGATGCTCCCGTTCGGGATGCACGGAAAGACAAAGCGCCCTGAAGCAACACGTCTCCCGAATGGAtcaacctgttggttgctactcggaaaacctagaggttccactgtaaaaaaattttgtacaaaggtctaaaccttttcctagctaccatgtgttcttttaaattaaattttggatcgcctgcggaacttaacacgtttgatccaaaacttaatctatttgttcttttaggtttcgacttggatctcctgcggaacttaacacgttcgatccaaatcacctaagttattaattctattaaatattaatttccataattggttcccagtactgatgtggcgaggcacatgaccttcttggatatgggaacaaccaccaccgactagacaaaaccttttaaggaaagctaatatttaatttcctaaaataactttaggttaaccgaaaggaacaatcaaatcacaaggaaaagaagaaaacataagaacactacatcgaaaataaattcgaaatactagaatcgtaaacctcttgtatttggtattatttccaaaaataactaatatgatgcggaaaggaaaaatactagttataccttttagaaagacctcttgatcttctaccgtattcctcttctaacctcggacgttgtgtgggcaacgatcttccgagatgagaatccaccaaagcaccttcttctcctttcttcaagtttcggccaagcacaaagcttccaaaagatgaagatcttttccaccaaccaagctccaagggatgcaagaaacaagactcctttatctccttttctccaagctagatccggccacttctatgcctccaagagatgatgaaatctcggccacaagaaggagaagagagaaggagaaggagaacctctagggactggccataccaaggaagaaaagagaggaagaaaaagaatagagttctctcacatgaaggcacctctaccccctcttttataatccttggtcttggcaaataaggaaactttaataaaaacttccttaatttctttaccatgaaaaagaaattttaattaattaaaatcaaattcctcttcttaatcaacatggtcggccacacaacaaatctccaatcaaaggaaatttaattcaatcaagaattaaaaccttcctaatttgtttccggaaattaaaaaaaaaaaattctctaacaatttatcccttcatgattggttaataaaaagaaattttataaattaaaatctttcttttaaacatgtggataatttccaaaaggaaagttatctttaaaaattaaaatcttttttaaaatctcctttcaatctacaaataaggaaagatattaaatcttttcttaatcttttgtagaaactaataaaagagaattattaatttttaaactttcttttaaatcatgaacataattaaaaggaaagtttttaccaaaattaaaatcaaccttttaatctacaaataaggaaagagatttagctcttctcttaatcttttgtagaatcttataaaaggaaagatttaaatttttatactctcttttaaatcatgttatccacataagaaaaattttaaaaaataaaaatccttttattttaatttgggccggccacaccaagcttgaacccaagctagggccggccaccttgaagcacccatgaaccaaactttggtcggccttagcttggtctccaagctagcttggccggcccctatgggatgggtaagaaggtgagtataggtgggtatagtactctataattaagaggctacgatagggatcgagaggaggaattggttttggtctcccgataaaattaagcatcccgtgttcgccccgaacacacaacttaattttatcaataataatccattccactagagaactattattgaactaccgcaccaatcccaaattacattttgggctccttcttattatgagtgtgttagtctctctgtgtttaagataacaaatgtccactaattaagtaagttactgacaactcacttaattaatatctagttccaagagtagtaccatttaacttcatcgtcatgtcggactaagtccacctacaaggtttaacatgacaatccttatgagctcctcttagggacattctcaacctagatcactaggacacagtttccttctataatcaacaacacacactataagtgatatcatttcccaacttatcgggcttattgatttatcgaactaaatctcactcattgataaattaaataaataaatatcaaatatatgtgcttgttattatattgggattaagagcacacacttccataataaccgaggtctttgttcctttataaagtcagtataaaagaaacgacctctaatggtcctactcaatacactctaagtgtactagtgtaattatatagttaagataaactaatacctaattacactacgaccttccaatggtttgttcctttccatcttagttgtgagctactatttataatttataaggtactgataacatgatcttctgtgtgtgacaccacacaccatgttaactacaatataaattaattgagcaactacatttatcgtaaatgtagacatttgaccaatgtgattcttatttctagataaatgtttataccaaaagctaggcttttagtatacatcctaacacaaccgacagttctcagaggagatcttacaagaccctctatcCCGACACTACACCTCGCTGGCGATCGGGACGTACAACGGGtcgaccgacccagatgatcatctagatCAGTTCGATAACAAAGCCACGCTGCACCAATATATGGACGGAGTGAAGTGCCATGTCTTCCTCACGACTCTCTCAGGATCAGCGCAGCGCTGGTTTAGAAGACTACCGGATGACTCGATACAAAGTTTCAAGGATTTCCGAGCCGCGTTCTAGCATCACTTTGCCAGCAGCCAACGCTACCAGAA includes these proteins:
- the LOC122052873 gene encoding BRCA1-associated RING domain protein 1-like isoform X2; amino-acid sequence: MIDPEEISQMWSPFLNYLIKLEKELKCFICNGLFKKPKLLPCNHIVCSDCIITPLTRQRSVCHSCQNPFRYEDTRDALHVERMVNLFQEMDAAIGSIIQQRSSPKNVPGDKPQGVHNVQDKSSQSCLSKKVSLEGDEPPGLHNVEDKPSHSPLSKKVSLAGDEPERVHNAQNKPSHSGSHGSPSANYRSSKRKVDERNYEAMPNRSTDSEEHLKLKESSNHPSFGENSGSKLQKHDSYPEQNLQASFRMKNGASRLNNFKKAKTPKNAKTRNNASPDNHNGGILYGDECAFCHSFRITEDSGPMKCYKDGKLIALEESNQSNGIYVHEKCVEWAPQVYFSGEIVKNFELELKRASKIKCSKCGVKGAALGCYYSNCLKSYHVTCAVQIPDCRWDCRNFNVLCPCHTSEKLQCDDSGKNDNSTHLQSIQIDSSKPLGKLKDDRSNNSAAAMDVSNEIIFLGSDLMDSEKKLLVELASLIGGKVTERWTHEVTHVIVSTNECGACRRTYDFLLAVLSWKWILTTKWVKVSLESGHLVEEEPFEVRFDEKGFADGPKKRRHNIISKAKNLFAGLRFYISEHFDQSSEQSLRELVVDAGGRVLEADCLVVKYPSPNASSVESFLYFIYNADYLKDNYPRDIMTIKDERCKEVDMFMKTGARPVSNNRVMDAIATLDVKTLDVICLDQVD
- the LOC122052873 gene encoding BRCA1-associated RING domain protein 1-like isoform X1 — its product is MIDPEEISQMWSPFLNYLIKLEKELKCFICNGLFKKPKLLPCNHIVCSDCIITPLTRQRSVCHSCQNPFRYEDTRDALHVERMVNLFQEMDAAIGSIIQQRSSPKNVPGDKPQGVHNVQDKSSQSCLSKKVSLEGDEPPGLHNVEDKPSHSPLSKKVSLAGDEPERVHNAQNKPSHSGSHGSPSANYRSSKRKVDERNYEAMPNRSTDSEEHLKLKESSNHPSFGENSGSKLQKHDSYPEQNLQASFRMKNGASRLNNFKKAKTPKNAKTRNNASPDNHNGGILYGDECAFCHSFRITEDSGPMKCYKDGKLIALEESNQSNGIYVHEKCVEWAPQVYFSGEIVKNFELELKRASKIKCSKCGVKGAALGCYYSNCLKSYHVTCAVQIPDCRWDCRNFNVLCPCHTSEKLQCDDSGKNDNSTHLQSIQIDSSKPLGKLKDDRSNNSAAAMDVSNEIIFLGSDLMDSEKKLLVELASLIGGKVTERWTHEVTHVIVSTNECGACRRTYDFLLAVLSWKWILTTKWVKVSLESGHLVEEEPFEVRFDEKGFADGPKKRRHNIISKVRAFSLGCSMMFNSIIALFQSCLGYLPFLWQAKNLFAGLRFYISEHFDQSSEQSLRELVVDAGGRVLEADCLVVKYPSPNASSVESFLYFIYNADYLKDNYPRDIMTIKDERCKEVDMFMKTGARPVSNNRVMDAIATLDVKTLDVICLDQVD
- the LOC122052873 gene encoding BRCA1-associated RING domain protein 1-like isoform X3, producing MIDPEEISQMWSPFLNYLIKLEKELKCFICNGLFKKPKLLPCNHIVCSDCIITPLTRQRSVCHSCQNPFRYEDTRDALHVERMVNLFQEMDAAIGSIIQQRSSPKNVPGDKPQGVHNVQDKSSQSCLSKKVSLEGDEPPGLHNVEDKPSHSPLSKKVSLAGDEPERVHNAQNKPSHSGSHGSPSANYRSSKRKVDERNYEAMPNRSTDSEEHLKLKESSNHPSFGENSGSKLQKHDSYPEQNLQASFRMKNGASRLNNFKKAKTPKNAKTRNNASPDNHNGGILYGDECAFCHSFRITEDSGPMKCYKDGKLIALEESNQSNGIYVHEKCVEWAPQVYFSGEIVKNFELELKRASKIKCSKCGVKGAALGCYYSNCLKSYHVTCAVQIPDCRWDCRNFNVLCPCHTSEKLQCDDSGKNDNSTHLQSIQIDSSKPLGKLKDDRSNNSAAAMDVSNEIIFLGSDLMDSEKKLLVELASLIGGKVTERWTHEVTHVIVSTNECGACRRTYDFLLAVLSWKWILTTKWVKVSLESGHLVEEEPFEVRFDEKGFADGPKKRRHNIISKVYAFI